The Nicotiana tomentosiformis chromosome 9, ASM39032v3, whole genome shotgun sequence genome contains the following window.
agtctaatattacatgtttacgtgctttaactgcttatttgaactctctgaagcatgcctagttgatttcctatttttccttgttctttatcagtataactatagaaatcttgctgttaactgtcgtatttatcggtttgaactgtgtatttacttttgagactacgaggcggttccttgggagttctccctgcacatttacttttgagactacgaggcggtacctcgggagttatcCCTGCATATttgcttttgagactacgaggcggttcctcgggagtttttcctgcacatttacttttgagactgcgAGACGGTACCtctggagttctccctgcatatttacttttgagactacgaggcagtatcttggaagttctccctgcacatttacttttgagactacgaggcggtacctcgggagatctctttgcttctttacttcgggactacgagacagtatctcgggagatcccctgctgtttacccctgtgttgtactgctatttttgctgtattttccttttgttaaatttcagtctcttaatatactgttatattcccctgctttatttattatatcccagtaggcctgacctgaccttgtcactactcgaccgaggttagacttggcacttactgggtaccgttgtggtgtactcatgctactcttctacacatattattttttgtgcagatccaggtacttcttatcagccccgttattacctgagagtgcttgctactgtacggagacttcaaggtacatctgccgcatccgcagacctaGGAATCTCCCTCTATTCTCCCCTAATGTCAAACACTTCCTGTattccttttattagactctggtgtatagagatactatttTTCTTCAGTAACTTGTGACTTACAATctttcaggttttgggaagattgTGTATTTATATAGTATTGATTATTGTACATGTCGAAcgacattgttactagttattcagttatccattgctattagttgccaagttttactttcgttttgttatttttcgcaatttgttaggcttacctaatcgtagagactaggtaccgtcacggcGTTATACggaaaaattttgggtcgtgacagccctCATTATATTGCTCTATTCAACAAGTTTGAATATACCACTTTAATTTATACTGGTGACTAATAAAGTATCTGACTTTGCATGGTTGTAACAAATTTAGCAGCACGTATTATCTGAATTTGTCTTTATCAAATCGTTTTTCTTTTACATATCATAAATGAGCTATAACTATTTCTACAAGATATTTAATATATGATCAgcaactagcatgtcatcaagaCGAGCATGACATAATTAAGGTATTTTTTTGTAGATTCTTTAAAGTACGCTAATTATTAGCAAAAACTCAATATGAAGATTCTTTTAAGTTATATGCGCTTTTATTAAATCTGTTATTCTGGAGGTAATTAATTATGATTAACAACTAGCTAGCATGTTATCAATAAAACGAGTATGATATAGTTAAGGTACATTATGTATATTCTTGAGCAAAGAGAACTAACAGTAACAAGCAaccaataattattttatttttctttttctttttgggttcAAAAGTATACTTTATAAATGATTAGCTAGTACAAAAGGATATTTTTAGCCCCATTGCACGTTTTTCTCTGTCCTCTAAACTTCTTTCTTTAGCTAAAATTGATCTAATTCACAACTAGCTCAAGTACTAAATATTTACAATAATAGCGTTTCGGGCTTTGTCAGAATTTGGCACAATATTCAGGCCATGtaattttgtaaattctaattaaGGCCAGCAGACAAGGGAGAATAAAAAGACGAAGAAAGAGATGGAGAACTGTAGATCATTTCCAGTGAAAATAAAACCTTACATATACTTTTTCCATTCTTGATCTGCAATTATTGTCTTTCTCCAAATTatttgatttaaacagaaaaatatttttctcactaTATAAAGCAAGTAGTTAATTAATTTCctcgaattaaaaggctaataGGTTGTTAACATGTCTGAGCTTCTCATAGGGATCGAGAGCAGAGAtgaagagagaagaagaagagaagagagagaaagtTCACCTCATTTTCTTAACGGGTAAAAATAAAATGTCTTGTACACCCTATTATAATAAACTAGCGGACCTATTACACCTAACTATCAACTAACAACTTATATACACCTTCTAGAACAGTACTAGTTAAATAGCTTCAAGTACAACTATACTAAGCTAATGATTTCtacactccccctcaagttgagaatgaaaaatatttttcattcccAACTTGGATACTAGAACTGCATGTTGTTGGTGTCCTAAAGCCTTTGTTGAAATGTCAGCTGGTTGCTCATTACTTCCTATGTGTGCAGTCTTGATTAACCCCTCTTGAATCTTCTCCCTTATGAAATGGCAGTCAATTTCTATGTgttttgttctttcatggtagatgGGATTTGCAACAATTTGTAAAGCAGCTTTGTTATCACAATATAACTCCATAGGTTCTTTAATATCTACTGCTAGTTCCTTCAGTAAACCATTCAACCATGTCAACTCTGCCACTGTATGTGCCATACTTCTGTACTCAGCTTCAGCAGAGCTCCTCGAGATAGTAGTCTGCTTCTTTGCCTTCCATAAGATAAGAGAACTCCCCAACTTGAGGCAAAAACCTGTAATTGACTTCCTGGACATGGGACATGATCCCCAATCTGAATCACAGAATCCCTCAACTCCCTCTGCACTATTGCTTGACATGAGAAGTCCAAGTCCAGGTTGATCCTTGATGTACCTCACAACATCTAGTGCATCCTCATAATGAGACTTCTTTGGAGCATGCATAAATTGGCTTAGACATTGTACTGCAATGTCAGGTCTTGTGATTATCAAATACAGAAGCTTGCGAACCAGTCTTTGAAAAAGACTTCTGTCCTCCAAGACATTGTCATCAGTATTCCCATTCACAATCTTATCAAATTTTGTACTTGTAAGTTTCAAGTTTTGTTCTATTGGAGTCTTCTTGGGCTTTGATCCTGAGAATCCTGCCTCTGAGATCATCCCCAAGGCATACTTCCTTTGAGACATAAAATTGCCTTCTGCTGATCTAGCAATTTCAGTTCCCAGGAAGTATCTCAATTCTCCAAGATCTTTCAGTTTGAAGTTTTGGTGCAAGGCTGCTTTTGATGCATTAATCTCCTCTTGATCATTACCTGTAATAAGTAAGTCATCTATATAGACAAGTATAAGAACAAACTTTCCATTAGTTATTTTAGAAAATAATGAGTAATCATGTTTGCTTTGATGATATCCAGACTTGAGAAGTGCTTGTGTTAGCTTCAAATTCCACTGCCTAGAGGCTTGCTTCAAGCCATAGAGGGA
Protein-coding sequences here:
- the LOC138898550 gene encoding uncharacterized mitochondrial protein AtMg00810-like; amino-acid sequence: MDVHNAFLNGDLHEEFYMTMPHGFGSQGEHRVCILLKSLYGLKQASRQWNLKLTQALLKSGYHQSKHDYSLFSKITNGKFVLILVYIDDLLITGNDQEEINASKAALHQNFKLKDLGELRYFLGTEIARSAEGNFMSQRKYALGMISEAGFSGSKPKKTPIEQNLKLTSTKFDKIVNGNTDDNVLEDRSLFQRLVRKLLYLIITRPDIAVQCLSQFMHAPKKSHYEDALDVVRYIKDQPGLGLLMSSNSAEGVEGFCDSDWGSCPMSRKSITGFCLKLGSSLILWKAKKQTTISRSSAEAEYRSMAHTVAELTWLNGLLKELAVDIKEPMELYCDNKAALQIVANPIYHERTKHIEIDCHFIREKIQEGLIKTAHIGSNEQPADISTKALGHQQHAVLVSKLGMKNIFHSQLEGECRNH